A region from the Pelobates fuscus isolate aPelFus1 chromosome 1, aPelFus1.pri, whole genome shotgun sequence genome encodes:
- the RARG gene encoding retinoic acid receptor gamma isoform X2 codes for MYDCVEAFPLMSRPLYDMGPQGGCMLRKNGCFGGLDPFGWMQSHSLQSVETQSTSSEEMVPSSPSPPPPPRVYKPCFVCNDKSSGYHYGVSSCEGCKGFFRRSIQKNMVYTCHRDKNCQINKVTRNRCQFCRLQKCFQVGMSKEAVRNDRNKKKKEVKEEVVVTDSYEMPPEMEELIQKVSKAHQETFPSLCQLGKYTTNSSADHRVQLDLGLWDKFSELATKCIIKIVEFAKRLPGFTTLTIADQITLLKAACLDILMLRICTRYTPEQDTMTFSDGLTLNRTQMHNAGFGPLTDLVFAFAGQLLPLEMDDTETGLLSAICLICGDRMDLEEPEKVEKLQEPLLEALKFYARRRRPNKPYMFPRMLMKITDLRGISTKGAERAISLKMEIPGPMPPLIREMLENPEAFEDGSDTPKASETSSCESSDGSPTEEDSNGPKTP; via the exons ATGTATGACTGTGTGGAAGCTTTCCCTTTGATGTCGCGGCCGCTGTATGACATGGGTCCCCAGGGTGGATGCATGCTACGGAAAAACGGCTGCTTTGGGGGGCTGGACCCCTTTGGATGGATGCAGAGCCACAGTTTACAAT ctGTGGAAACACAAAGTACCAGCTCTGAGGAGATGGTCCCAAGTTCCCCCTCACCTCCGCCACCTCCTCGTGTTTACAAGCCTTGCTTTGTGTGCAATGACAAGTCGTCTGGATATCATTATGGAGTCAGCTCATGTGAGGGATGCAAG GGCTTCTTTCGCCGCAGTATACAGAAGAACATGGTATACACATGTCACCGTGACAAGAACTGCCAGATCAATAAGGTGACACGCAATCGATGCCAGTTTTGCCGACTTCAGAAATGTTTCCAGGTCGGAATGTCAAAAGAAG CCGTGAGAAATGACAGGAACAAAAAGAAGAAAGAGGTGAAGGAGGAGGTAGTGGTAACAGACAGCTACGAGATGCCCCCTGAAATGGAAGAGCTAATTCAAAAAGTCAGCAAAGCTCATCAGGAAACCTTCCCTTCTCTCTGCCAGCTGGGCAAATACACCACG AACTCTAGCGCTGACCATAGAGTACAGCTGGATTTAGGTTTATGGGACAAGTTCAGTGAACTGGCCACAAAATGCATTATCAAAATAGTTGAATTTGCCAAACGTTTACCTGGATTCACCACCTTGACCATTGCTGATCAAATCACCCTCTTGAAAGCCGCTTGCCTTGACATCCTG ATGCTGCGGATTTGCACACGCTATACTCCAGAACAAGACACCATGACTTTTTCAGATGGCTTGACCCTAAACCGAACTCAGATGCACAATGCTGGTTTTGGGCCTCTCACAGACTTGGTTTTTGCATTTGCTGGTCAACTGCTCCCATTGGAAATGGATGATACGGAAACTGGACTCCTGAGCGCCATCTGCCTAATTTGTGGAG atCGGATGGATTTGGAAGAACCAGAAAAGGTGGAGAAACTGCAAGAACCGCTCTTAGAGGCATTAAAATTTTATGCCCGGCGACGAAGACCAAATAAACCTTATATGTTCCCTCGTATGCTTATGAAAATTACTGACCTGCGGGGCATAAGCACCAAAG GTGCAGAACGAGCAATTTCACTAAAGATGGAAATTCCTGGACCAATGCCCCCACTGATCCGTGAAATGCTGGAGAATCCAGAAGCCTTTGAGGATGGTTCAGACACCCCCAAAGCCAGCGAGACCTCCTCCTGTGAGAGCAGCGATGGCAGCCCAACAGAGGAAGATAGCAATGGTCCTAAAACTCCCTAG